aattaaattcgcttgaatagggaggttgtgggttcgaacccccacagccccccTTATTTTTTAGTGATTTTCGCTGGGGATGGAGGCTGTGAgatggtgggttcgaacccccacagcctcaccttTATTCCCTTAATATTTTACTCCCCCCTTCAGCtctgaggtcgtgggttcgatccccacgccTCGCATccctttttttatcttttttttttgcgaacgggggtcgtgggttcgatccccgcCCCCAGCATTCcctttttattcctttttttttcttttttcgcgAGTgggggtcgtgggttcgatccccgcCTCCAGCATTCCCTTTTTATTCCCTTTTTTTGTTAAGGCAGCTGCAGGGAGGTCCTGGGTTCGATCCCTGCAGGCctcaaaacctttttttttatttctttgacatccaaaaatttccagattctttTAAAGCCTATTTCTAAGTTCTGGAAATTTATTCCACGatttttctgcactttttcatcaaatttcacattagttcttagggaGATTTCATGGTTCATTCAATTCACTATACTTCGTCAaaatgaacatcacattgtacaaccattacacacataaaatacatgATAAACACACAACTTATACACCTCAAAACAATGCCTAAAACACTGCCCTATGCACACCCATACATCAACTTTTCCGGTcatattttgatgatcattatcgTGATCTCCCGCAcataaatacattcatatttaatttaaacacatcattcatgcaaaaatctagcagcacaacatacccatcctacaaattcgttagggagctaaggacaaggacatacggaggggaacaaccttagtttcaagagtttaagaaacgttcgaaagaaagtactcttggagaaagaattccatgagagaaacccatacctttattgatgttcaaatgaAGAATTCGctacccaaaactctctccaaaaatcAGTCCAAGTTACTTCAACGTCCACACCAACAACTTCTCTTCGCCTTAATGTTTTTGgttgctttgattttttttttcttaaaatttcatgtgagttcttcaagcgtGAAGAACTGTTGATATTTGGCAGAATAGCGTGAGAaagatggagaacgtgagagagagagttaaggagcgtgagagagagagaactattaggattaggagactaattcaagaattagtcaaatagaatttaaaataaataaatacaaatctattttatttatttatttatttatttaaaacgtgaaaggaccattatgcccttaaatacctatttattcttatttatataataattttttttggatcatTACATCTATACTAAAAATGTAAAGCTTCGAAGAAAAAAAGGCACTAGACTCTTTTCAATGTAGGTTGAGGCTGCTAAATTCCAATATACTAGATCAAACTTTGAATCTCACATACATTGTGAAATATAGATATAAAGACACAGAGAGAGGTGAGCAAGCGAGTACGTGTATCCCAATTGCATGTGAATCATGCTTTGAATACAGTATATTCTAGAGAAAATTACACCTTAACTGACTCGTGTGTATCTGAACCGGCCCATACATGTATTCAGAAATAATTAAGCATAATCATATTCTTTAAGATCAAAAAGTTTCACCTATAAGGAGAATGGCCAGACTGCAACTTCATAAGTCCATAATATGAGCCATTGTTTCCGAGGGCAAGCAGCTGAGAATGTGATCCTTGTTCCACAACCTTTCCATTTTTAATCACAGCTATGGTGTCTGCCTTCTGTATCGTTGATAATCGATGAGCTACAACTACACTTGTTCTACTGATCATCATTTTCTCCAATGCTTCTTGTACTAAGTTCTCAGATACACTGTCAAGCGCACTAGTTGCCTCGTCTAGGAGAAGTATAGTTGGATTCTTTACTATCGCTCGTGCAAGTGCTATTCTTTGCCTTTGCCATCCTGAGAGTTGGACTCCTCTTTCACCACAATAAGTTTCATAACCATCTTCCATAGCACTGCATTATATTACAAGATTGTAGTTTTTTAAGTATTTGTTTCAAAATGTAATGGAGAGATTTATAGTTATTTGATCATACCTTATAAATTCATGGGCGTTAGCACGAATGGCAGCTTTCTTGATTTCAGACTCTGTAGCTTCTTCTTTCCCATAAATGATATTTTCGCGTATGGATCCTGCAAATAGTGTAGGTTCTTGACTCACTAGAGCAATTTGTGATCTTAAGCTCTTCAAGTTGTAGCTTTTGATGTCTCTGTCATCGATTAGAACTTGTCCCTTTATTGGATCATAGAATCTTTCTATCAAGCCAATGATTGTAGATTTTCCAGAACCACTTTGCCCGACAAGTGCTACTGTTTTTCCTGATTCAATCTTCAGATTTATTCCTTGGAAGATTGCTTGATCAGGCCTCGACGGATAGTAAAAGAAGGCATTCTTCAACTCTATCTTTCCTTTTAATACCTTAATGACTTTAATCCCTTCAGAGTTCTCAGGTTCAATCTCAGTCTTTCGGTCTAAGATAGCGAATACAGATGCAACTGCACTGCTACCTCTTGCTAAATCAGAAGTCATACTTCCTGTATCTGCTATATTTTTTCCGGTACTCATCAAAAGGAAGAAAACTTGAAATAGGTGCTTTGAAGTTAGTAACTTTCTGTTCATTAGTCTTCCCCCATACCAATATGTTAAGGCAATGGCAGCTGTGGTTAAAAACTGAGAGCAAAACAAGCCAGCACCAGAAAGCAATGACTGTcgaatattttcttttctcgGGCCTTTCTGAGTTTCAGCAAAGAGGTCCAACATTCGATCTTGAGAAGAGAAGGCGGTGATGGTCCTGTGATTGATCACTGCTTCACTTGCTAGCTGACTTCCTTCACTCTGTGCCTTTTGGGATCTTTCTGACATTCTTTTCATCAGAACACTTCGCGAGTAGAAGCTTGCTATGAGTAAAGGTTGTATAGATATTAGTACAATAGCAACTCTCCATGCGACTATCAATGCAAGCACAAAAGCAGTCGAAGCACTGACAGAAACCTGTAGTAGCAATGACATACGATCACCAACTAGGGATCGAACCATACGGGCTTCAGTGGAGAGTCTTCCACAAACTGCAGCACTTGTGTTCTCATCTCGATCATACCAGCCCACTTCAAATGTGAGCAATTTTGAAAGCACCTTTTCCCTGATTCTCTTGGTCAGCTTTTCACCCATTTTAGCGAAATTGTAATGTTGGAGTAGATTGGCAATGAAACTTGTCACACCTATGCTCAAAAAGACTACACTGTAGATTTTGATCTCCGACTTTATCTTTGAAATATCATTTGATGTATATGCTGATACAACTGATCCCAAGCAAAATGCATAAAGTGGTTGAAGTACACCAAATATAACAGCTCCTAAACATCCCAACAAAGCTATCTTCCACTCTGGTGCATTCATTTGAAGCAAACGCCACATTGAGGGACTTGGATGAGagaagttctccaaatactcaTTGTCACTACCATAATAAGAGCATGTATGAATGGTGGGAGCATAACTGACACTTATTGCTGGAGTAAAAGAAGAGGCAGGGCTATTTTGCCAGCTTGACGTAGCGACATAAGGGGACCTAGGCATATTATAACCCCTTCTCATGTAGCTTCTTGTCTCGTTAGGAAGATACGGACTAGATGGGCCTTCATTGTTTGTTGTTGATTGCTGCAAGTTGACCATTTTAAAGTAAACTCCACCTTCTTCATCAGTCTTACACATTAGATCATCATGAGAACCAGATTCAACAATTCTCCCCGACTCAACGACTACAATTTTATCAGCCCTGCGTATTGTACTGAGGCGATGGGCAACGAtgattgttgttcttccttgtgAAGCCTGGTCTAGAGCCTCTTGAACAATTCTTTCTGATTGTGCATCCAGCGCGCTTGTAGCTTCATCGAGTAAAAGAATTTTCGGGTCCTTAATCAACGCCCTTGCTATAGCAATCCTTTGCTTCTGTCCTCCAGACAATTGAAAACCAAATTGTCCCACCTAAAATCCAATTCGAACTTCGTCAAACAACAAAAAGTAACAGATAGCAACATCTaaaagaagaagcaaaagaTATTAGCTTACATGAGTATCATATCCATCTGGTAAAGAGGCTACAAATTCATGTGCATTTGCAGCCTTAGCAGCTTCGACAACCATCTTCATCGAAGCTCCTTCTTTTCCGAAGAGTATATTTTCCTTGATGGATGTAGCAAACAGAACAGGCTCCTGATTTACAAGCCCCATCTGAGATCTCAACCATTTAAGCTGCagtctctttattttatgtccaTCAAGTAAGATATCACCTTTAGTTGGATCATAAAATCTTTCTAGCAATGAAATGACTGTGGACTTTCCAGAACCACTGCCTCCCACAATTGCTACTGTCTTTCCAGCTTTCACTTTAAGACTAAAATCTTGGAGGACCTGAATATCTCGTCTTGATGGATAGATGAAAGTTACTTCCTTGAACTCGATATCTCCTCTTACATATGCTAGAATTTTCCCTTTACCATCTTCAGAATCTATTTGAGGAACACGATCGATTAGTTCAAATATTCTTGCAGCAGCAGTTTTTGCCTCAATGATGAATGAGATATTAGGAAGTGCACTCATACAAGACCTATAATCAC
The window above is part of the Solanum pennellii chromosome 5, SPENNV200 genome. Proteins encoded here:
- the LOC107018961 gene encoding ABC transporter B family member 15-like, which codes for MGRKGGLFRYGDGVDKLLMFFGTLGCIGDGLMTPLNMFILTSLIDDYGGASNDNNSFTNSIVDKYSLRLLYVAIGVGTSACIGGICWTRSAERQTSRIRMEYLKSVLRQEVSFFDKQDGSSSTSFQVVSTISADAHSIQDAIAEKIPNCIAHLSTFIFGLILAFYLSWRLALASVPFSLGFVIPGVAFGKLLMIQGMKMKDAYGVAGSVAEQAISSIRTVYSYVGENETLKRFSIGLEESLNLGVKQGLTKGLLLGSMGMIYVSWAFQSWAGSVLVANRGESGGRVFISALCVVLGGLSCMSALPNISFIIEAKTAAARIFELIDRVPQIDSEDGKGKILAYVRGDIEFKEVTFIYPSRRDIQVLQDFSLKVKAGKTVAIVGGSGSGKSTVISLLERFYDPTKGDILLDGHKIKRLQLKWLRSQMGLVNQEPVLFATSIKENILFGKEGASMKMVVEAAKAANAHEFVASLPDGYDTHVGQFGFQLSGGQKQRIAIARALIKDPKILLLDEATSALDAQSERIVQEALDQASQGRTTIIVAHRLSTIRRADKIVVVESGRIVESGSHDDLMCKTDEEGGVYFKMVNLQQSTTNNEGPSSPYLPNETRSYMRRGYNMPRSPYVATSSWQNSPASSFTPAISVSYAPTIHTCSYYGSDNEYLENFSHPSPSMWRLLQMNAPEWKIALLGCLGAVIFGVLQPLYAFCLGSVVSAYTSNDISKIKSEIKIYSVVFLSIGVTSFIANLLQHYNFAKMGEKLTKRIREKVLSKLLTFEVGWYDRDENTSAAVCGRLSTEARMVRSLVGDRMSLLLQVSVSASTAFVLALIVAWRVAIVLISIQPLLIASFYSRSVLMKRMSERSQKAQSEGSQLASEAVINHRTITAFSSQDRMLDLFAETQKGPRKENIRQSLLSGAGLFCSQFLTTAAIALTYWYGGRLMNRKLLTSKHLFQVFFLLMSTGKNIADTGSMTSDLARGSSAVASVFAILDRKTEIEPENSEGIKVIKVLKGKIELKNAFFYYPSRPDQAIFQGINLKIESGKTVALVGQSGSGKSTIIGLIERFYDPIKGQVLIDDRDIKSYNLKSLRSQIALVSQEPTLFAGSIRENIIYGKEEATESEIKKAAIRANAHEFISAMEDGYETYCGERGVQLSGWQRQRIALARAIVKNPTILLLDEATSALDSVSENLVQEALEKMMISRTSVVVAHRLSTIQKADTIAVIKNGKVVEQGSHSQLLALGNNGSYYGLMKLQSGHSPYR